The Pseudophaeobacter arcticus DSM 23566 genome includes a region encoding these proteins:
- a CDS encoding DUF6446 family protein: MLGKFLAIVLVVSGLAAGGAMYYLQVYGYYDEVVLKPGQDVVLLPLGEETPRPIAYRDFQAIDASSSPIRYRACFTTSLAPQELAQMFQVSEQKFPRTAPGWFDCFDAEALGEALEAGTATAFVSVKNISYGVDRIVAVTDQGQGYAWHELNACGAKAYDGTVVGETCPPRPQTTAPAE, from the coding sequence ATGTTGGGTAAGTTTCTTGCGATTGTACTTGTGGTCTCCGGCCTCGCGGCTGGCGGGGCGATGTATTACCTGCAGGTCTATGGTTATTATGACGAGGTGGTACTGAAGCCGGGGCAGGATGTTGTCTTGCTGCCGTTGGGCGAAGAAACCCCCAGGCCGATTGCCTATCGGGACTTTCAGGCGATTGATGCCAGTAGTTCCCCTATTCGCTATCGCGCCTGTTTCACCACCTCCCTGGCTCCGCAGGAATTGGCCCAGATGTTTCAGGTCTCAGAGCAAAAGTTTCCGCGCACTGCGCCGGGCTGGTTTGACTGTTTTGATGCCGAGGCCCTTGGGGAGGCTTTGGAGGCAGGCACTGCCACGGCCTTTGTCTCGGTCAAGAATATCTCATACGGGGTGGATCGCATCGTCGCTGTGACCGATCAGGGGCAGGGCTATGCCTGGCACGAGCTGAACGCCTGTGGCGCAAAGGCCTATGATGGCACCGTTGTTGGGGAAACCTGTCCGCCCCGCCCGCAGACCACCGCGCCCGCAGAGTAA